AGCAGCTGCGACTCGAGCTGCCGCATCGTCTCGAGGGCCACACCGACCGCGATCAGGATCGTCGTCCCGCCGAACGGGAACGTGTGCTCCGGGAGGCGGGTCAGCGCGCTGACGATGGAGGGGATGATCGCCACCATCGCCAGGAAGAGGCTCCCGGGGACCGTGAGCCGGGTCAGGACCTTGTTCAGGTACATCTCGGTCGGTCGGCCCGGCCGGATGCCCGGGATGAAACCCCCGTACTTGCGGATGTAGTCGGCCTGCTGGGTCGGGTTGAACGTGATCGCGACGTAGAAGAACGTGAAGAGCAGGATGAGCAGCGCGTAGAGGACGATGTACGGAACGCTCGTCGGGTTCACGAAGTACCGCTCGACGAAGTCACGGACCCCCTGCCAGGGCGCCGCGCTCGAGATCAGGACCGGGATGTACAGGACCGAGGACGCGAAGATGATGGGGATGACGCCGGCCTGGTTCACCTTGATGGGTATGTAGGTGGACCCGCCCTGCGTCATGCGCCTGCCCACCACGCGTTTGGCGTACTGCACGGGGATCCTGCGCTGGCCCTGCTCCACGAGCACGATCGCGACGACGATCAGGAGCCCGATGCCCAGGAAGAAGATGGCCCCGGCGAGCCGCAGCGTCGCGTAGATCTGGCCTCCCTGGGCGGGGAGGGTCGAGATGATGCTCGCGAAGATCAACAGGGA
This genomic stretch from Actinomycetota bacterium harbors:
- the secY gene encoding preprotein translocase subunit SecY, coding for MLSALRNAFKVPDLRKKILFTLFILGVYRLGSHLPVPGIDHRALQAAIDQGRQLGGVAAFLNLFSGGALTRLAIFALGIMPYITSSIIMQLLAVVIPRLEEWQKQGEVGHRKITQWTRYLTIVLALIQSTALVFLFHNDETSPVGVNVIPNFHPGRVALIVLTLTAGTGLIMWLGELVTQRGIGNGMSLLIFASIISTLPAQGGQIYATLRLAGAIFFLGIGLLIVVAIVLVEQGQRRIPVQYAKRVVGRRMTQGGSTYIPIKVNQAGVIPIIFASSVLYIPVLISSAAPWQGVRDFVERYFVNPTSVPYIVLYALLILLFTFFYVAITFNPTQQADYIRKYGGFIPGIRPGRPTEMYLNKVLTRLTVPGSLFLAMVAIIPSIVSALTRLPEHTFPFGGTTILIAVGVALETMRQLESQLLMRHYEGFLK